In Alistipes ihumii AP11, a genomic segment contains:
- the coaD gene encoding pantetheine-phosphate adenylyltransferase, with protein sequence MNRTALFPGSFDPFTLGHKIVVDQGLELFERIVIAVGVNTEKRGLLTPENRARLIRDLYRNDSRIEVVIYNELTGKVCRQLGIDTILRGLRNTVDFEYERNIMQVNQTLFPEIKTVLLFTPARYVAISSSVIRELVTFGGDPTPLMPENIDIKNYL encoded by the coding sequence ATGAACCGAACCGCGCTGTTTCCGGGATCGTTCGATCCTTTCACGCTGGGACACAAGATCGTAGTCGATCAGGGACTCGAACTGTTCGAGCGGATCGTCATCGCCGTCGGCGTCAACACCGAAAAGAGAGGCCTGCTGACGCCCGAGAACCGCGCCCGGCTGATCCGAGACCTGTACCGAAACGACTCGCGCATCGAGGTGGTCATCTACAACGAGCTGACCGGCAAGGTATGCCGCCAGCTGGGTATAGACACGATCCTGCGCGGCCTGCGCAACACGGTCGATTTCGAGTACGAGCGAAACATCATGCAGGTCAATCAGACGCTCTTTCCCGAGATCAAGACCGTGCTGCTGTTCACCCCGGCCAGGTACGTCGCCATCTCGTCGAGCGTCATCCGCGAGCTGGTCACCTTCGGAGGCGATCCGACCCCGCTGATGCCCGAAAACATCGATATTAAAAACTACCTGTAA
- the lpxD gene encoding UDP-3-O-(3-hydroxymyristoyl)glucosamine N-acyltransferase encodes MEFTAELIAGYLGGEIAGDPKAVVTKLAKIEEGEAGALAFLANPKYEHYIYDTKATIVIVNRSFEPTAPVAATMIRVDDAYSCFAKLLELYVANKPRKKGVSPLAAIDASATLGDETYVGEFAVIGANVRLGKNCQIYPHVYVGDNVRLGDNVQLFPGVKIYEQCEIGDNVTIHAGSVIGADGFGFAPDDKGAYHKIPQIGNVRIESDVEIGANTCIDRATMGSTVIRRGVKLDNLIQIGHNVTVGENTVAASQVGVAGSSKVGANCMFGGQVGIAGHLTVGDRVKIASKSGVSNSIPEGETYMGSPAMPGIKYHRSHAVFRNLPDLSYKVRQLEKELAKLRERLGEAEQ; translated from the coding sequence ATGGAATTTACCGCAGAACTGATCGCCGGCTACCTCGGCGGAGAGATCGCGGGCGACCCGAAGGCCGTCGTCACGAAACTCGCAAAAATCGAAGAAGGAGAAGCAGGCGCGCTCGCTTTTCTGGCCAACCCGAAATACGAGCATTATATCTACGATACGAAAGCGACGATCGTGATCGTCAACCGTTCGTTCGAGCCTACGGCTCCGGTCGCGGCGACGATGATCCGCGTCGACGACGCCTACTCGTGCTTCGCGAAGCTGCTCGAACTGTACGTAGCGAACAAGCCCCGGAAAAAGGGCGTCAGCCCGCTCGCGGCGATCGATGCATCGGCCACGCTGGGCGACGAAACCTACGTGGGCGAGTTCGCGGTGATCGGCGCGAACGTCCGCCTCGGGAAAAACTGCCAGATATATCCTCATGTCTACGTGGGCGACAACGTCCGTCTGGGCGATAACGTACAGTTGTTCCCCGGCGTCAAGATTTACGAGCAGTGCGAGATCGGCGACAACGTGACGATCCACGCCGGATCGGTGATCGGAGCCGACGGATTCGGCTTCGCTCCGGACGACAAGGGTGCGTATCACAAGATTCCGCAAATCGGCAACGTCCGCATCGAGAGCGATGTCGAAATAGGCGCCAACACCTGCATCGACCGGGCGACAATGGGTTCGACGGTCATCCGCCGGGGCGTCAAGCTCGACAACCTGATTCAGATCGGCCATAACGTGACCGTAGGCGAAAACACCGTCGCCGCCTCGCAGGTCGGCGTGGCCGGATCGTCCAAGGTCGGCGCGAACTGCATGTTCGGAGGGCAGGTCGGCATCGCCGGGCATCTGACCGTCGGCGACCGGGTCAAGATCGCCTCGAAATCGGGCGTATCGAACAGCATTCCCGAAGGAGAAACCTACATGGGAAGCCCCGCCATGCCGGGTATCAAGTACCACCGTTCGCATGCCGTTTTCCGCAACCTCCCCGACCTGAGCTACAAGGTCCGCCAACTGGAGAAGGAGCTGGCCAAGCTCCGCGAACGGCTCGGCGAAGCGGAGCAGTAG